The proteins below come from a single Anguilla rostrata isolate EN2019 chromosome 3, ASM1855537v3, whole genome shotgun sequence genomic window:
- the LOC135251308 gene encoding MAU2 chromatid cohesion factor homolog isoform X2 codes for MASGGEAPESWYLALLGFAEHFRTSSPPKIRLCVHCLQAVFQFKPPQRVEARTHLQLGSVLYHHTKNSELARSHLEKAVRNNCHVPQFEDVKFEAASLLSELYCQQNLVDSAKPLLRKAIQISQQTPYWHCRLLFQLAQLHTLEKDLVSACDLLGVGAEYARVVGSEYTRALFLLSKGMLLLMERKLQEVHPLLTLCGQIVENWQGNPIQKESLRVFFLVLQVTHYLDAGQVKSVKPCLKQLQQCIQTISTLHDDEILPSNPADLFHWLPKEHMCVLVYLVTVMHSMQAGYLEKAQKYTDKALMQLEKLKMLDCSAILSSFQVILLEHIIMCRLVTGHKATALQEISQVCQLCQQSPRLFSNHAAQLHTLLGLYCISVNCMDNAEAQFTTALRLTTHQELWTFIVTNLASVYIREGNRHQELYSLLERINPDHNFPVSSHCLRAAAFYIRGLLSFFQGRYNEAKRFLRETLKMSNAEDLNRLTACSLVLLGHIFYVLGNHRESNNMVVPAMQLASKIPDMSVQLWSSALLKDLNKACGNTMDAHEAAQMHQNFSQQLLQDHIAACSLPEHNLISWTDGPPPVQFQAQNGPTTSLASLL; via the exons ATGGCGTCTGGTGGAGAGGCCCCGGAGTCATGGTACCTCGCACTGCTCGGTTTCGCGGAGCACTTCCGCACCTCGAGCCCCCCAAAGATCCGTCTTTGCGTCCACTGTCTCCAGGCGGTCTTTCAGTTTAAGCCGCCGCAGAGGGTAGAGGCGCGGACGCATCTGCAGCTGGGATCGGTCCTCTACCACCACACCAAGAACAGCGAACTCGCCCGCAGCCACCTGGAAAAGGCGGTGAGGAACA ATTGTCACGTCCCTCAGTTTGAAGATGTTAAGTTTGAAGCTGCCAGTCTTCTATCAGAACTCTATTGCCAGCAG aacttGGTGGATTCGGCGAAGCCACTGCTGCGGAAGGCGATCCAGATCTCCCAGCAGACCCCATACTGGCACTGTAGGCTGCTGTTCCAGCTGGCT CAACTGCACACGCTGGAGAAGGACCTGGTTTCGGCGTGTGACCTTctcggggtgggggcggagtaCGCCAGGGTGGTGGGCTCAGAGTACACCCG GGCGCTGTTTCTCCTGAGTAAAGGGATG CTGCTGCTGATGGAGCGGAAGCTGCAGGAGGTGCACCCGCTGCTCACGCTGTGCGGGCAGATCGTGGAGAACTGGCAGGGAAACCCCATACAGAAGGAGTCCCTGCGCGTCTTCTTCCTGGTGCTGCAGGTCACGCACTACCTGGACGCCGGGCAG GTGAAGAGCGTGAAGCCGTGTTTAAAGCAGTTGCAGCAGTGCATTCAGACCATCTCCACACTCCACGACGACGAGATCCTCCCTAGCAACCCAGCCGACCTCTTCCATTGGCTGCCCAAGGAGCacatgtgtgtgctggtgtaccTG GTGACGGTCATGCACTCCATGCAAGCCGGCTACCTGGAGAAGGCGCAGAAGTACACGGACAAGGCCCTCATGCAGCTGGAGAAGCTGAAGA TGCTGGACTGCAGCGccatcctctcctccttccaGGTCATCCTGCTGGAGCACATCATCATGTGCCGCCTGGTCACCGGACACAAGGCCACCGCCCTGCAGGAG ATCTCCCAGGTGTGCCAGCTGTGCCAGCAGTCGCCCAGGTTATTCTCCAATCACGCCGCCCAGCTGCACACTCTACTA GGTCTGTACTGCATCTCGGTAAACTGCATGGACAATGCTGAGGCCCAGTTCACCACCGCCCTGAGG CTGACCACCCATCAGGAGCTGTGGACGTTCATCGTGACCAATCTGGCCAGCGTCTACATCAGAGAGGGCAACCGACACCAAGAA CTCTACAGCCTCCTGGAGAGGATAAATCCAGACCACAACTTTCCTGTCAG CTCCCACTGTCTGCGGGCGGCGGCCTTCTACATCCGCGGCCTCCTATCCTTCTTCCAAGGGCGCTACAACGAGGCCAA GAGGTTCCTGCGTGAGACCCTGAAGATGTCCAACGCGGAGGACCTGAATCGACTGACCGCCTGCTCCCTGGTCCTGCTCGGACACATATTCTACGTGCTGGGGAACCACAGG GAGAGCAACAACATGGTGGTCCCGGCCATGCAGCTGGCCAGCAAGATCCCCGACATGTCTGTGCAGCTGTGGTCCTCTGCCCTGCTCAAAG aCCTGAACAAGGCCTGTGGGAACACCATGGACGCTCACGAGGCAGCCCAGATGCACCAGAACTTCTcccagcagctcctgcaggaccACATCGCCGCCTGCAGCCTCCCCGAACACAACCTCATCAGC TGGACGGACGGCCCTCCCCCAGTGCAGTTCCAGGCCCAGAACGGCCCCACCACCAGCCTGGCCAGCCTGCTGTGA
- the LOC135251308 gene encoding MAU2 chromatid cohesion factor homolog isoform X1: MASGGEAPESWYLALLGFAEHFRTSSPPKIRLCVHCLQAVFQFKPPQRVEARTHLQLGSVLYHHTKNSELARSHLEKAWFISQQVPQFEDVKFEAASLLSELYCQQNLVDSAKPLLRKAIQISQQTPYWHCRLLFQLAQLHTLEKDLVSACDLLGVGAEYARVVGSEYTRALFLLSKGMLLLMERKLQEVHPLLTLCGQIVENWQGNPIQKESLRVFFLVLQVTHYLDAGQVKSVKPCLKQLQQCIQTISTLHDDEILPSNPADLFHWLPKEHMCVLVYLVTVMHSMQAGYLEKAQKYTDKALMQLEKLKMLDCSAILSSFQVILLEHIIMCRLVTGHKATALQEISQVCQLCQQSPRLFSNHAAQLHTLLGLYCISVNCMDNAEAQFTTALRLTTHQELWTFIVTNLASVYIREGNRHQELYSLLERINPDHNFPVSSHCLRAAAFYIRGLLSFFQGRYNEAKRFLRETLKMSNAEDLNRLTACSLVLLGHIFYVLGNHRESNNMVVPAMQLASKIPDMSVQLWSSALLKDLNKACGNTMDAHEAAQMHQNFSQQLLQDHIAACSLPEHNLISWTDGPPPVQFQAQNGPTTSLASLL; encoded by the exons ATGGCGTCTGGTGGAGAGGCCCCGGAGTCATGGTACCTCGCACTGCTCGGTTTCGCGGAGCACTTCCGCACCTCGAGCCCCCCAAAGATCCGTCTTTGCGTCCACTGTCTCCAGGCGGTCTTTCAGTTTAAGCCGCCGCAGAGGGTAGAGGCGCGGACGCATCTGCAGCTGGGATCGGTCCTCTACCACCACACCAAGAACAGCGAACTCGCCCGCAGCCACCTGGAAAAGGCG TGGTTCATATCACAGCAA GTCCCTCAGTTTGAAGATGTTAAGTTTGAAGCTGCCAGTCTTCTATCAGAACTCTATTGCCAGCAG aacttGGTGGATTCGGCGAAGCCACTGCTGCGGAAGGCGATCCAGATCTCCCAGCAGACCCCATACTGGCACTGTAGGCTGCTGTTCCAGCTGGCT CAACTGCACACGCTGGAGAAGGACCTGGTTTCGGCGTGTGACCTTctcggggtgggggcggagtaCGCCAGGGTGGTGGGCTCAGAGTACACCCG GGCGCTGTTTCTCCTGAGTAAAGGGATG CTGCTGCTGATGGAGCGGAAGCTGCAGGAGGTGCACCCGCTGCTCACGCTGTGCGGGCAGATCGTGGAGAACTGGCAGGGAAACCCCATACAGAAGGAGTCCCTGCGCGTCTTCTTCCTGGTGCTGCAGGTCACGCACTACCTGGACGCCGGGCAG GTGAAGAGCGTGAAGCCGTGTTTAAAGCAGTTGCAGCAGTGCATTCAGACCATCTCCACACTCCACGACGACGAGATCCTCCCTAGCAACCCAGCCGACCTCTTCCATTGGCTGCCCAAGGAGCacatgtgtgtgctggtgtaccTG GTGACGGTCATGCACTCCATGCAAGCCGGCTACCTGGAGAAGGCGCAGAAGTACACGGACAAGGCCCTCATGCAGCTGGAGAAGCTGAAGA TGCTGGACTGCAGCGccatcctctcctccttccaGGTCATCCTGCTGGAGCACATCATCATGTGCCGCCTGGTCACCGGACACAAGGCCACCGCCCTGCAGGAG ATCTCCCAGGTGTGCCAGCTGTGCCAGCAGTCGCCCAGGTTATTCTCCAATCACGCCGCCCAGCTGCACACTCTACTA GGTCTGTACTGCATCTCGGTAAACTGCATGGACAATGCTGAGGCCCAGTTCACCACCGCCCTGAGG CTGACCACCCATCAGGAGCTGTGGACGTTCATCGTGACCAATCTGGCCAGCGTCTACATCAGAGAGGGCAACCGACACCAAGAA CTCTACAGCCTCCTGGAGAGGATAAATCCAGACCACAACTTTCCTGTCAG CTCCCACTGTCTGCGGGCGGCGGCCTTCTACATCCGCGGCCTCCTATCCTTCTTCCAAGGGCGCTACAACGAGGCCAA GAGGTTCCTGCGTGAGACCCTGAAGATGTCCAACGCGGAGGACCTGAATCGACTGACCGCCTGCTCCCTGGTCCTGCTCGGACACATATTCTACGTGCTGGGGAACCACAGG GAGAGCAACAACATGGTGGTCCCGGCCATGCAGCTGGCCAGCAAGATCCCCGACATGTCTGTGCAGCTGTGGTCCTCTGCCCTGCTCAAAG aCCTGAACAAGGCCTGTGGGAACACCATGGACGCTCACGAGGCAGCCCAGATGCACCAGAACTTCTcccagcagctcctgcaggaccACATCGCCGCCTGCAGCCTCCCCGAACACAACCTCATCAGC TGGACGGACGGCCCTCCCCCAGTGCAGTTCCAGGCCCAGAACGGCCCCACCACCAGCCTGGCCAGCCTGCTGTGA